TAGATAAATTTTGCGGTATTCTGAACATGCCCCTTCAATGAATCCAGCACATTGACTTCTGCATAATTCCCGTTTTTAGAATCAATGTTCAGGTTTTCAATTTTCCAGTAAGGAGCGATAAGGCTGGCCGTATCGGAAATTTTAATCAAAACGTCTTTGCTTTGCCCCAAAAAGTTGGCACGGCTCCGGTTCAGCATTTCAACTTCTGCCCTCCTGGTGTTCACTGACCCCATAAATGTAGCATAATTTTTCAGATTGAGCCTAAAATTATCCGTCTTAATTTCACTTGAAATATTCATTTCCACAGAATCGGCAATGGCTATTTTTTCCAGGTTGTATTTTGAATAAACCGTTATGTTATAAAAGTCCACCCCTTTTGTGCCGCGCTTTTCTTTAATGGAAAGTGTTTTGTCATTGACATCAACGTCAAGATTATCTGCTACGTTAGGATAGGTTTCTATCTCTACAAAGTTCTTGGTTCCCCGCGCATAGAATACACGGAATTTCCCTTCCAGATCAAGATTTACAAATTCCGGGACTTCCACATCTTTCCGTTCGATGGTTCCTTCAGGAGAAACTTTCCCGCAGGAAACTACCGTCATCAAAAGAAATGTGTACAATATTTTTTTCATTTATTTAAACTACAACTATATTAGTTTGCATATCTATTCTAAAACCATGTTCACGTTGAAAGGATTTTTTAAATTCATTATCAATTACTACAAATTTTCCTTTCTTCTTATGATTACAACCAAATACTTTTTTATGGACAAACAACTTCAGTTGTTCAGGGTGAAATTCTTTTAAAAAATTGATTGTACTTACCAACTGACCAAGCATTTCACCAGCATTTAAACTTTTTTTATCTTTCAATTCTATTAAGTATAAATGTCTATCAGTCATTAACATTCCTTCACATCTTCCTCTTCCTTTAAATTCATGATCATGAATAACACACTTGTCGATAGCTATAAATATAATATCATAACCTTCCCCATTGTTTCCTCTATCATTTATAACTTCTGCCTGCCAGGTCTCTTTATCGGTTTCAATTATATATACAGGAGTTCCGTCTTCATTATCATTTAATCCGAAACTCCTTTTATTCTTTGGAATCTGTTTGCATTTTTCTTCAAAAAAATTTATCATAACTGTTCTTCCAATTCTAATAATTTATCAAAAAGATCATTACTTTTTTTTAATCCGATATTTAAAAAGTTATTATCTGACGGAATTCCTTCAAAATTAGGAAGTAATCTTAAAGTTCCACTTTCTTCATTCATTTCATAAATAGAAATTTCAAAAGGATCAATAAATAAATCTGAAGATAAAATATCTTTCAATTTTTTTTCAACAATATTATTTTTACTTTTGACAGCTTTATTAAATAATATATGTCCCTCAATCATAATTCCTATAAAGCTCATTAAATAAGGACTGTGAGACGTAATAATTAATTTATTTCCAAGAATCTTATTATTGTTTGATACTAAATTTTTAATGATCTCAAATTGTGAATATGGAAACAAATTCTGCTCCGGTTCTTCAACAATATTAAAAAATACATTTTTATTAAACTTACTTGATAATGTAGAGATTGTAATACGTTTTTGTTCATCAGTCAAATTTTTATCAGACCAAATCTTATCAACATTCAATCTAAATCTAAACTGTTCTTCAATGCTCATAGATTCTCTGTGACCAACCTTGGAATCAACAGAATTTGCTAAATAATTTGTAACTAAAAAAAGTGGAATTGAAGATTGAAAACCACTAGAAGATTCAGTTAAAAAAACTTTATAATCAGAACCTTTTAAATTTACAACATCATTTAATTTATCATATTCAATTGACAAATTATTTATGGGAAAATCAATCGAATTCTTTAAAGCATTTTTTGCATTATTAAATTCTGTAAGAAATTCATTTAAAGCATCTGAAGATAGTTTTAATTCATTTGGGGTTTTTACATAAGAGATAAAATTTCTTTCAGAAGGAATATACATTATTTGCGGCAAGCGATAATCACCATTAAGATTTATAGCTACCGTAAAATTATCATCTTTATAATAAAAACTATATGCATCTCCAATATATTCAATTGTTGTTTTTTTATCTATCCAAAAATAATTTTCTAATCTATGATAAGTTAAAAAATGATTTTTAAATCTATTTTTTCGCGTCAACCACTTTTCATCAAAATCTCCTCTGGTTAAAGCTTTTTCGATCCACATAAAGGTTGATACCAATTTAGCAATTGTACTTTTTCCTGATCCTTGATTACCTATGAATATAGTATTTTTAGAAATTTTAATCCAACCGTCATTTTCTAAAAGTCCCTCTTTTATAGGTCCAAAATTTTTAATTCTGATCTTCATAGCTAATATTTTAAATTACTTCATCAATATTATAGTTCTTGTGCTCTCTGTTGGTCCTGATGATCATTTCCCCCAGGAAGCCTGCAATAAAAAGCAATGTTCCCATAATCATCATGGTTAAGGCGATAAAAAACCACGGATTATTGGTAATCAGGTGCCCGTAAATTCCTCTGGCCACATCAATCAGTTTTGAAAGCCCCAGCCATAACGCCGAAAGAAAACCTACGATAAACATGATTGTTCCCACGGCACCGAAGAAATGCATTGGCCGCCCGCCGAAGCGGCTTACAAACCAAAGGGTTACCAGATCCAGGAAACCGCGGATAAACCGTTCCGTACCGAATTTAGACGTTCCGTAAGGTCTTGCCTGGTGCTTCACTTCTTTTTCCGTGATCCTTCTGAAGCCTGCATTGGCTGCCAGAACCGGAATGTACCGGTGCATATCCCCATAGACGTCAATGGTTTTCACCACCTGTTTTTTATAAGCTTTCAACCCGCAGTTGAAATCGTGAAGCTCAACGCCTGAAACTTTTCTTGCCGCGGCATTAAATAATTTCGAAGGGACATTTTTCGTCATGACATTGTCAAATCGCTTCTTTTTCCAGCCGGAGACGATATCATAATTTTCAAGGACCACCATATTGTACAGTTCAGGGATTTCTTCAGGAAAATCCTGTAAATCCGCGTCCATGGTAATAATGACATCGCCTTCCGTTCTTTCAAAAGCGGCATGCAGTGCCTGCGATTTCCCATAGTTTTTAGAAAATTTAATAGCGTGAATCTGAGGGTGCTGCACCTTCAGGTTTTCAATAATACTCCATGAAAGATCGGTGCTGCCATCATCTACAAACCAGATTTCGTAGGATAAGCTGCTGGCCTGGCAAACGGTATCGATCCTTAAAAAAAGCTCTTCCAGAGAAGCCTCTTCATTCAATAGCGGAATAACTATGGATAAATTCATTTAATCTTGATAAAATTATTCTTGGTTTTCTGTTTCCTGATAGACTGTTCTCGTTCTGAAAAACGCTCCGAAAAACAAAGACAAAACTACGTAAAATATAAGAATTGCCGCAAAATATCCTGAAAAATGACTTACAGTAAGCATATCTTTTCCTTTAACGGCTTCAGGGGTAAAACTTTGAAGTCTTTCATTGTATTTCTGGTCCAGTTCGTCTATATCTTTCTGGTGTTTCAGAATTTTTCTTGCGGACGTATATTCTTTATCCAGTTCTGATTTCTGGCGGGTCACATACTGGTAATTCAGCAGTTTTTTTGAATCGGTATCTACAAAATTAAGGTATGCATACATGCTTAAAACCGAAAGGATGCCTCCGACGAACATGGGTACAAAAGCTCTTTTGAATGCATCTTTAAAACTGACCACCCGATGGCTGTTCCAGTATGATTTTACAGACCAGAAAGCAGTACCGGCATACAGCACAGGTAATACGAAAGCATTGGCTTTCAGCGATATATCGAAATAATCGATTCCCGAGTAAAAAGAATACACTACAAAAAAGACGGTCATTGTAGCGATAAAAAGTATAATTCCTAATGTTAATGGACTTTTTGTCATATGTAATTTTTTAGAAAAAAGTTGAAAATTTATTCCGTTACCTTTCAGCTGTTTAGCGCTGTTACTGCATTTTTTCGACTGTTTTTCTCTGATAATATTTTCAGGTTTGTAAAATATTCCTATCTTTGCAACGGCAAGTCCTAAACAACCAGCTCCTGAGAACCCTCCAGGGTGGGAACGCAGCAAAGGTAATTGGTCGTAGCGGTGTGATTTAGGTAGCTTGCCATTTTTTTTGTTTTAAACTGAAGTAAGGTAATTTGAGGATTATCTTTTTT
The sequence above is a segment of the Chryseobacterium sp. JJR-5R genome. Coding sequences within it:
- a CDS encoding GIN domain-containing protein, with product MKKILYTFLLMTVVSCGKVSPEGTIERKDVEVPEFVNLDLEGKFRVFYARGTKNFVEIETYPNVADNLDVDVNDKTLSIKEKRGTKGVDFYNITVYSKYNLEKIAIADSVEMNISSEIKTDNFRLNLKNYATFMGSVNTRRAEVEMLNRSRANFLGQSKDVLIKISDTASLIAPYWKIENLNIDSKNGNYAEVNVLDSLKGHVQNTAKFIYYNDPIRAFKIDRDTRVENKKLD
- a CDS encoding ATP-binding protein translates to MKIRIKNFGPIKEGLLENDGWIKISKNTIFIGNQGSGKSTIAKLVSTFMWIEKALTRGDFDEKWLTRKNRFKNHFLTYHRLENYFWIDKKTTIEYIGDAYSFYYKDDNFTVAINLNGDYRLPQIMYIPSERNFISYVKTPNELKLSSDALNEFLTEFNNAKNALKNSIDFPINNLSIEYDKLNDVVNLKGSDYKVFLTESSSGFQSSIPLFLVTNYLANSVDSKVGHRESMSIEEQFRFRLNVDKIWSDKNLTDEQKRITISTLSSKFNKNVFFNIVEEPEQNLFPYSQFEIIKNLVSNNNKILGNKLIITSHSPYLMSFIGIMIEGHILFNKAVKSKNNIVEKKLKDILSSDLFIDPFEISIYEMNEESGTLRLLPNFEGIPSDNNFLNIGLKKSNDLFDKLLELEEQL
- a CDS encoding glycosyltransferase family 2 protein, producing the protein MNLSIVIPLLNEEASLEELFLRIDTVCQASSLSYEIWFVDDGSTDLSWSIIENLKVQHPQIHAIKFSKNYGKSQALHAAFERTEGDVIITMDADLQDFPEEIPELYNMVVLENYDIVSGWKKKRFDNVMTKNVPSKLFNAAARKVSGVELHDFNCGLKAYKKQVVKTIDVYGDMHRYIPVLAANAGFRRITEKEVKHQARPYGTSKFGTERFIRGFLDLVTLWFVSRFGGRPMHFFGAVGTIMFIVGFLSALWLGLSKLIDVARGIYGHLITNNPWFFIALTMMIMGTLLFIAGFLGEMIIRTNREHKNYNIDEVI
- a CDS encoding DUF4199 domain-containing protein, encoding MTKSPLTLGIILFIATMTVFFVVYSFYSGIDYFDISLKANAFVLPVLYAGTAFWSVKSYWNSHRVVSFKDAFKRAFVPMFVGGILSVLSMYAYLNFVDTDSKKLLNYQYVTRQKSELDKEYTSARKILKHQKDIDELDQKYNERLQSFTPEAVKGKDMLTVSHFSGYFAAILIFYVVLSLFFGAFFRTRTVYQETENQE